One stretch of Chryseobacterium sp. LJ668 DNA includes these proteins:
- a CDS encoding response regulator transcription factor, with protein sequence MKKIVLIEDETSVVSFIKKGLQEKGYEVSVAFDGRTGVSLVQENDFDLVILDIMLPEMNGLDVCKEIRKTNKHVPILFLTALGSSENIVLGLESGGDDYLVKPFKFIELVARIKSLLRRSVPIAAQEEEEEDYNEYLFKFSDLTVNDYTKKVTRAGEEISLTTTEYKLLMYFLNNPEKVISRAEILDAVWGVNYELGTNVVDVYVNYLRKKIDNQDDKKLIHTVIGMGYVLKKP encoded by the coding sequence ATGAAAAAAATTGTTCTCATCGAAGATGAAACCAGCGTAGTTTCTTTTATTAAAAAAGGACTTCAGGAAAAAGGATATGAAGTTTCTGTGGCTTTTGATGGTCGCACGGGAGTCAGTCTCGTGCAGGAAAATGATTTTGACCTGGTGATTTTAGACATCATGCTTCCCGAAATGAACGGTTTGGATGTCTGTAAAGAGATCAGAAAAACTAACAAACACGTTCCTATTCTTTTTTTAACGGCTTTAGGAAGTTCGGAAAACATAGTTCTTGGCTTAGAAAGCGGTGGTGACGATTATTTGGTAAAACCGTTTAAGTTTATTGAACTAGTTGCACGAATCAAATCATTATTAAGAAGAAGCGTTCCTATTGCTGCACAGGAAGAAGAGGAAGAAGATTATAATGAATATCTTTTTAAATTCTCAGACTTAACAGTAAACGATTACACAAAAAAAGTAACTCGCGCAGGAGAAGAAATTTCTCTAACAACCACCGAATACAAACTGTTGATGTATTTCCTCAACAATCCCGAAAAAGTGATCTCAAGAGCCGAAATTCTGGATGCAGTTTGGGGCGTCAATTATGAATTGGGAACCAATGTAGTAGATGTCTATGTGAATTATTTACGAAAGAAAATTGATAATCAGGATGATAAAAAGCTCATTCACACCGTGATCGGAATGGGTTATGTTTTGAAAAAACCGTAG
- a CDS encoding sensor histidine kinase has product MPNKVMTNQTKTMVLLMVVFITVISLFGGLVYFSIVNFSHQRFYELLKIRTTTIVQIEKSKQRLDLPENHILNGLNDEELPMERDYVFAVPADSNFKNISKEVHIPDTFFKNIIRKGEANYNDKEFYYIGQSFKFNQKEYIAIASAKNHYVVYYLGFLKRTIITCMVLSIFFSMIFSFYLSKTLFKPILKITGKVKQISSENLHLRLEPQPDNRELNELVDTFNTMLTRIETSFETQNHLIGNVSHELRTPLTSIMGEADVALSINRTADEYKETLEIILDEAEKLDKKIKALLIIAQTGFDGKIQKIDKVRIDQLLWDVIETIRKIDSRNNIYLDISMLPDNPKKLKVQGNEQLLHLAVANIVNNGCKYSNFQQVKVSLGATDTDVYIIVKDTGIGIPEMEMDKIYDPFFRASNTKNYEGYGIGLPLARNIVRMHNGELIVSSQENQGTTVQLRFPTIDATQHTENQS; this is encoded by the coding sequence ATGCCTAATAAAGTGATGACAAATCAGACCAAAACGATGGTGCTTTTGATGGTTGTTTTTATAACTGTCATTTCGCTGTTTGGCGGCTTGGTCTATTTTTCTATTGTTAATTTTTCGCACCAGAGGTTTTATGAATTACTGAAAATCCGTACAACGACGATCGTTCAGATTGAGAAAAGTAAACAGCGCCTTGATCTTCCGGAGAATCATATTCTCAACGGCCTGAATGACGAAGAACTTCCTATGGAACGCGATTATGTTTTTGCAGTTCCTGCAGATTCAAATTTCAAAAATATTTCTAAGGAAGTCCATATTCCCGATACATTTTTTAAAAATATCATCAGAAAAGGAGAAGCTAATTACAATGATAAAGAGTTCTATTATATCGGCCAATCCTTTAAATTTAATCAGAAAGAATACATAGCCATTGCCTCTGCAAAAAATCATTATGTCGTTTATTATCTAGGCTTTTTGAAGAGAACAATCATTACCTGCATGGTACTCTCTATCTTTTTCAGTATGATTTTCTCCTTTTATTTGTCTAAAACTTTATTTAAACCTATTCTTAAAATCACCGGAAAAGTAAAGCAGATCAGCTCTGAAAATTTACACTTAAGGCTGGAGCCTCAACCGGACAACAGAGAACTAAATGAGTTGGTAGATACCTTCAATACCATGTTGACAAGAATTGAAACTTCCTTCGAAACTCAAAATCACCTCATCGGGAATGTTTCTCATGAGCTCAGAACGCCGTTAACTTCAATCATGGGAGAAGCTGATGTTGCCTTATCTATCAACCGAACTGCTGATGAATATAAGGAGACTTTGGAAATTATCCTCGATGAAGCCGAAAAGTTGGATAAAAAAATCAAAGCTTTACTTATTATTGCCCAAACCGGTTTTGACGGGAAAATTCAGAAAATTGATAAAGTGAGAATTGATCAGTTGCTTTGGGATGTTATTGAAACCATCAGAAAAATAGATTCCCGAAATAATATTTATCTCGACATCAGCATGCTGCCCGACAATCCTAAAAAACTGAAAGTGCAGGGAAATGAACAACTTCTTCACCTCGCGGTTGCAAATATTGTGAATAATGGCTGCAAATACTCCAATTTTCAGCAAGTAAAAGTTTCACTAGGCGCAACAGATACAGATGTTTACATCATCGTAAAAGACACCGGAATCGGTATCCCGGAAATGGAAATGGACAAAATTTACGATCCTTTTTTCAGGGCTTCAAATACCAAAAATTATGAAGGCTACGGCATTGGTCTTCCGCTCGCCAGAAACATCGTGAGAATGCATAACGGCGAACTAATAGTGAGTTCACAGGAAAATCAGGGAACCACCGTACAGCTTCGTTTTCCTACTATTGATGCAACTCAGCATACAGAAAACCAATCTTAG
- a CDS encoding ROK family protein → MSVVDLSKQVALGIDIGGTNTKFGLVNHRGQILAKGSISTDEYATPEAFIDALHENIQPLIDEHAEGKMMEGIGVGAPNANYYRGTIEQAPNLPWKGIIQFADLMTEKFGQPCKMTNDANAAALGEMMYGAARGMKDFIMITLGTGVGSGIVSSGHLIYGHDGFAGELGHTIVKPGGRKHWSTGSEGSLEAYASATGITITAKKMRAEFPDSMLNLYPEDAINSKTVHECAVKEDPVAIEVFRYTGQKLGEALANFVMFSSPEAILLFGGVIKAGDFILKPAKLHMERNLLPIFRNKVRLVFSELDEADAAILGASALVWEK, encoded by the coding sequence ATGTCAGTAGTAGATTTGTCAAAACAGGTTGCATTAGGTATCGATATCGGTGGAACCAATACTAAATTTGGTTTAGTGAATCACCGAGGCCAGATTTTAGCAAAAGGTTCTATTTCAACGGATGAATATGCAACTCCGGAAGCATTTATTGATGCGCTGCATGAGAATATTCAGCCATTAATTGATGAGCATGCAGAAGGAAAAATGATGGAAGGAATCGGAGTAGGGGCGCCCAACGCAAACTACTACAGAGGAACCATCGAGCAGGCGCCTAATCTCCCATGGAAAGGTATAATTCAGTTTGCAGATTTAATGACTGAAAAATTCGGACAACCCTGCAAAATGACCAATGATGCCAATGCCGCTGCTCTTGGTGAAATGATGTATGGTGCCGCAAGAGGCATGAAAGATTTTATCATGATTACTTTAGGCACAGGTGTAGGAAGCGGAATTGTTTCCAGCGGACATTTAATCTATGGACACGATGGGTTTGCCGGAGAACTCGGGCACACCATCGTAAAACCGGGTGGTAGAAAACACTGGAGCACAGGTTCTGAAGGAAGTCTCGAGGCTTATGCCTCTGCAACCGGAATTACCATTACGGCCAAGAAGATGAGGGCAGAATTTCCTGATTCTATGCTCAATCTATATCCTGAAGATGCCATCAATTCTAAAACTGTGCATGAATGTGCTGTGAAAGAAGATCCTGTGGCTATTGAAGTTTTCAGGTATACCGGTCAGAAATTAGGTGAGGCTTTAGCCAATTTTGTAATGTTTTCCTCTCCGGAAGCTATTTTGCTGTTCGGAGGTGTGATCAAAGCGGGAGATTTCATTTTAAAACCTGCAAAACTTCACATGGAAAGAAATCTTTTACCTATTTTCCGGAATAAGGTGAGATTGGTTTTCAGTGAACTGGACGAAGCAGACGCTGCAATTTTAGGAGCAAGTGCTTTGGTTTGGGAAAAATAA
- the msrA gene encoding peptide-methionine (S)-S-oxide reductase MsrA, protein MDKNNLQQITFGGGCFWCVESCFNMLKGVESAISGYSGGHKDNPTYEEICTGETGHAEVVQITYDPAIISYDQLMDVFFFLHDPTQLNRQGNDIGTQYRSVIFYKDDAEKQRAENAIKASEATGKWSGEYVTELAPFEKFWAAEQYHQGYYNVNPNQPYCSAVVGPKIQKFKKHFGELGMLKDSE, encoded by the coding sequence ATGGATAAAAATAATTTACAGCAAATCACATTCGGAGGAGGATGTTTCTGGTGTGTGGAAAGCTGTTTTAATATGTTGAAAGGTGTAGAATCTGCAATTTCCGGATATTCGGGTGGCCATAAGGACAATCCGACCTATGAAGAGATTTGTACCGGAGAAACGGGACATGCTGAAGTTGTGCAGATTACTTACGATCCGGCAATCATTTCTTATGATCAACTGATGGATGTCTTTTTCTTCCTTCATGATCCTACCCAACTTAACAGACAGGGAAATGACATCGGAACTCAATATCGTTCTGTAATTTTCTACAAAGATGATGCAGAAAAGCAAAGAGCTGAAAACGCCATCAAAGCATCTGAAGCGACAGGAAAATGGTCAGGAGAATACGTAACAGAATTGGCACCATTTGAAAAATTCTGGGCAGCAGAGCAATATCATCAAGGATATTATAATGTGAATCCTAATCAACCCTACTGCAGCGCGGTGGTTGGTCCAAAAATTCAGAAATTCAAAAAACATTTTGGAGAACTCGGAATGTTGAAGGATTCAGAATAA
- a CDS encoding YoaK family protein: protein MLRNYSNSRTLGDNIRLGTLTAFTAGTINIASLLIFLSFTTNVTGHYAVFAAEISKGNWSQVAIVGAWILLFFFGSFTANFFVINFNKKSKYFAHAMPIVLEILCLVGVGFYGQFYYQKTLEEAEVLVALMLFATGLQNGLTASISNFLVKTTHLTGTTTDLGILMSMFTHKKYRKNPELIARAKLLSSVMFAYVLGAIFSGLVYYSLEFSVFYIISLCLLVVIGYDFYKINIRHFRTNYRYAKMYNKPNFMAFMYDKIHGNGEVFINTSPKKKSKLILEKT, encoded by the coding sequence ATGTTAAGAAATTATAGTAACAGCAGGACATTGGGAGACAATATAAGACTGGGCACGCTGACTGCTTTTACGGCAGGAACTATAAATATTGCATCTCTATTGATATTCCTTTCCTTCACCACAAATGTAACGGGACACTACGCTGTTTTTGCAGCAGAGATCAGTAAAGGAAACTGGTCGCAGGTTGCCATCGTTGGCGCATGGATTTTACTGTTTTTTTTCGGGAGTTTTACAGCAAACTTTTTCGTCATCAATTTTAACAAGAAAAGTAAATATTTCGCACACGCAATGCCAATTGTTTTAGAGATTCTGTGTCTCGTCGGGGTTGGTTTTTATGGACAGTTTTATTACCAAAAAACTCTTGAAGAAGCCGAAGTTCTGGTAGCCTTAATGCTTTTTGCAACTGGCTTACAAAATGGTTTGACAGCAAGTATATCCAACTTTTTGGTAAAAACTACCCACCTTACCGGAACAACTACCGATTTAGGAATTTTGATGTCTATGTTTACCCATAAAAAATACAGAAAAAATCCTGAGTTGATTGCAAGAGCAAAGCTTTTATCAAGCGTTATGTTTGCATATGTTTTAGGTGCGATCTTCTCAGGATTGGTTTATTACTCATTGGAATTTAGCGTGTTTTACATCATAAGTTTATGTTTATTGGTTGTAATAGGATATGACTTTTATAAGATTAATATCAGACATTTCAGAACCAACTACCGTTATGCGAAAATGTATAACAAGCCAAATTTTATGGCATTTATGTATGATAAGATTCACGGTAATGGTGAAGTCTTTATCAACACCAGTCCTAAAAAGAAGTCTAAGCTTATCTTGGAAAAGACTTAA
- a CDS encoding PepSY-associated TM helix domain-containing protein, with translation MKKKHHHKKRPSLLKKWMGRLHLWLGLSIGLIIFIVSVTGTLFVFKDEIENFTRKDVIYHHEVNINQKQILPIRVLEKKVDAQLKEKYKIHWVNVPIDKTMSYQFYWYEHNTTAWNYFDEFPIYKVAYVNPYTGKVLRTYDEKNGFFQIVKSIHWSFLLKQDWGKYVVGIPVIIFIFMLISGIILWWPKNKAARKQRFSFKWNNIKSWKRKNYDLHNILGFYASIFALIFSVTGLFYAFFVVQAMIYVVFSGGNTAYPDFSHITTKAPIETRTATTLDKVIHTVQEKYPHSYGFSVDLGHPHMDDHEHPNFSVFVKHLSYSYHKNSSLIFDENSGELLHTHDHEDKDLGEKAVAANYDIHVGSVLGLPTKIIAFVVSIICASLPVTGFMIWWGRRKKTKKAIS, from the coding sequence ATGAAGAAAAAACATCACCATAAAAAGAGACCAAGCCTTTTAAAAAAATGGATGGGCCGATTGCACCTTTGGTTAGGGCTTTCAATCGGTTTGATCATATTTATTGTTTCTGTAACGGGAACTTTATTTGTATTTAAAGACGAAATCGAAAACTTCACCCGTAAAGATGTCATTTATCATCATGAAGTAAATATTAATCAGAAACAGATTTTACCGATTCGTGTCCTAGAAAAAAAAGTAGACGCTCAACTTAAGGAAAAATATAAAATCCATTGGGTTAACGTTCCTATAGACAAAACAATGTCTTACCAGTTTTATTGGTACGAGCACAATACCACAGCATGGAATTATTTTGACGAATTTCCTATATACAAGGTTGCCTACGTCAATCCCTATACCGGAAAAGTATTAAGAACATATGACGAAAAAAATGGTTTTTTTCAGATTGTAAAGTCAATTCACTGGAGCTTTTTACTAAAACAAGACTGGGGGAAATATGTTGTAGGAATTCCGGTCATCATTTTTATTTTTATGCTTATTTCAGGAATTATCCTGTGGTGGCCAAAAAATAAAGCAGCGCGAAAACAAAGATTTTCATTTAAATGGAACAATATCAAAAGCTGGAAGAGAAAAAACTATGACCTTCACAATATTTTAGGGTTTTACGCTTCGATATTTGCATTAATTTTTTCCGTCACAGGTTTATTCTATGCCTTCTTTGTTGTTCAGGCGATGATCTACGTTGTTTTTTCGGGAGGAAATACTGCATATCCGGATTTTTCACACATTACTACCAAAGCTCCTATCGAGACAAGAACGGCAACCACCTTAGATAAAGTAATCCATACCGTACAAGAAAAATATCCTCATTCTTATGGTTTCTCAGTAGATTTGGGACATCCTCATATGGACGATCATGAGCATCCTAATTTTTCGGTTTTTGTAAAACATTTATCTTATTCTTATCATAAAAACAGCAGTTTGATTTTTGACGAAAATTCTGGTGAACTATTACACACGCATGACCATGAAGATAAAGACTTAGGAGAGAAAGCGGTTGCAGCCAATTATGATATTCATGTAGGATCTGTTTTAGGTTTACCTACAAAAATTATCGCATTCGTGGTCAGCATTATCTGTGCTTCACTTCCGGTTACAGGCTTCATGATCTGGTGGGGACGGAGGAAAAAGACAAAAAAAGCGATCTCATAA